From the genome of Streptomyces sp. V1I1, one region includes:
- a CDS encoding maleylpyruvate isomerase family mycothiol-dependent enzyme: protein MTVHPSLQTYADAWTHSIESIAELVQPLVEGEWNRPSPCPGWSVRDLVSHVIGMECEMLGDPRPIHTLPRDLYHVQSEFARYMEMQVDVRRHHTAPEMTSELEYTIIRRARQLRNESRAPDTMVRAPLGAEQTLELAMRMRAFDTWAHEQDLRMALGKPGNLDSPGAYITRDCLLEALPKVVAKDAGAPANSAVVLDVHGPVEFLRTVRVDADGHGTVDGAPSLGPIVTLAMEWETFLRLACGRVRAAAVQDRVKVDGDADLAAAILREFAVTP, encoded by the coding sequence GTGACCGTCCATCCCAGCCTCCAGACCTACGCCGACGCCTGGACCCACTCCATCGAATCGATAGCCGAGCTGGTGCAGCCGCTCGTCGAGGGCGAGTGGAACCGGCCATCGCCGTGCCCCGGCTGGTCCGTGCGCGATCTCGTCTCGCACGTCATCGGCATGGAGTGCGAGATGCTCGGCGATCCCCGGCCCATCCACACCCTGCCGCGCGATCTTTACCATGTGCAGAGCGAGTTCGCCCGCTATATGGAGATGCAGGTCGATGTGCGCCGGCACCACACGGCGCCGGAGATGACCTCCGAGCTGGAGTACACGATCATCCGCCGGGCCCGTCAGCTGCGCAACGAGAGCCGCGCCCCAGACACCATGGTCCGCGCCCCGCTCGGCGCCGAGCAGACCCTGGAACTGGCGATGCGTATGCGCGCGTTCGACACCTGGGCGCACGAGCAGGATCTGCGTATGGCGCTCGGCAAGCCCGGCAACCTCGACTCCCCCGGCGCGTACATCACCCGGGACTGTCTGCTCGAAGCCCTGCCGAAGGTGGTCGCCAAGGACGCGGGCGCACCCGCGAATTCGGCGGTCGTCCTCGATGTGCACGGCCCGGTGGAGTTCCTGCGTACGGTCCGGGTGGACGCGGACGGCCACGGCACGGTCGACGGCGCGCCCTCGCTCGGGCCCATCGTGACCCTGGCCATGGAATGGGAGACGTTCCTGCGGCTGGCGTGTGGCCGGGTGCGGGCGGCGGCGGTGCAGGACCGGGTGAAGGTGGACGGGGACGCCGATCTGGCGGCGGCGATCCTGCGAGAGTTCGCGGTCACGCCGTAG
- a CDS encoding LURP-one-related/scramblase family protein, with protein sequence MKYLVRDKVFAIGDDYWIEDEHGRHAFLVDGKALRLRDTLELKDPDGLVLITLRRKMFSLRDAMTIERGDAPLATIRKKRLSLVRNHYRVTLVEGTELDVSGRVLDREFGVEYDGELLAHISRQWFRVRETYAVNVVREDADAALMIAVAVCVIRMAEKERDGD encoded by the coding sequence ATGAAGTATCTGGTGCGCGACAAAGTCTTCGCGATCGGCGACGACTACTGGATCGAGGACGAGCACGGGCGGCACGCCTTCCTCGTCGACGGAAAGGCGCTGAGGCTGCGCGACACCCTGGAGCTCAAGGATCCGGACGGGCTTGTCCTCATCACGCTGCGCAGGAAGATGTTCAGCCTGCGGGATGCGATGACCATCGAGCGGGGCGACGCGCCGCTCGCCACGATCCGCAAGAAGCGGCTCTCGCTGGTGCGCAATCACTACCGCGTGACGCTCGTCGAGGGTACGGAACTCGATGTCAGCGGCCGGGTCCTGGACCGGGAGTTCGGGGTCGAGTACGACGGCGAGCTGCTGGCGCACATCTCCCGGCAGTGGTTCCGGGTGCGGGAGACGTACGCCGTGAATGTCGTACGGGAGGACGCGGACGCGGCGCTCATGATCGCGGTCGCGGTCTGTGTGATCCGGATGGCGGAGAAGGAGCGCGACGGCGACTAG
- a CDS encoding NHL domain-containing thioredoxin family protein → MASRARVRAPELIGKGGWLNTGDHQYTLADLRGRIVILDFWTFCCVNCLHVLDELRELEEKHRDTVVIIGVHSPKFVHEAEHQAVVDAVERYQVHHPVLDDPELATWKQYAVRAWPTLVVIDPEGYVVAQHAGEGHAHAIEKLVEELEAEHAAKGTLRRGDGPYVAPEPVATDLRFPGKAVLLPSGNLLVSDSTRNQLVELAPDGESVVRRIGDGEFNEPQGLAPLPDGRIAVADTVNHSIRAYDPESGAIETLAGTGKQWWQGSPTSGPALDVSLSSPWDVAWWGERLWIAMAGVHQLWTYDPATGTVEVAAGTTNEGLVDGPAAEAWFAQPSGLAATEDRLWIADSETSAVRWIDRDLVVHTAVGTGLFDFGHRDGEAGQALLQHPLGVTALPDGSVAISDTYNHALRRYDPVGGQVTTLATDLREPSGAVLVGDDIVVVESARHRLTRLRLPEDAVRVESVAHRTQRAATEVAAGKLQLDVVFQAPAGQKLDTRYGPSTRLLVSSTPPELLIGGDGAGTDLSRELEIDPAVAEGVLHVSAMAASCDDDPENEYPACHVHQQDWGVPVRVSADGASRLPLVLAGMDQG, encoded by the coding sequence ATGGCATCACGTGCACGCGTTCGGGCCCCCGAGCTGATCGGCAAGGGCGGCTGGCTCAACACAGGCGACCACCAGTACACCCTCGCTGACCTGCGAGGACGCATCGTCATCCTCGACTTCTGGACATTTTGCTGTGTGAACTGTCTGCACGTCCTGGACGAGCTGCGCGAGCTCGAGGAGAAGCACCGCGACACCGTGGTGATCATCGGGGTCCACTCGCCGAAGTTCGTGCACGAGGCCGAGCACCAGGCCGTCGTCGACGCCGTCGAGCGCTACCAGGTTCACCACCCCGTACTCGACGACCCCGAGCTCGCCACCTGGAAGCAGTACGCCGTACGGGCCTGGCCCACCCTCGTCGTCATCGACCCCGAGGGGTACGTCGTCGCCCAGCACGCCGGCGAGGGGCATGCGCACGCCATCGAGAAGCTCGTCGAAGAGCTGGAGGCCGAGCACGCCGCGAAGGGCACGCTGCGGCGCGGCGACGGCCCCTATGTCGCGCCCGAGCCCGTCGCCACCGATCTGCGCTTCCCCGGCAAGGCCGTGCTGCTGCCGTCCGGGAACCTCCTGGTCTCCGACTCGACCCGGAACCAGCTCGTCGAGCTGGCGCCGGACGGCGAGAGCGTCGTACGGCGTATCGGGGACGGCGAGTTCAACGAGCCGCAGGGACTCGCGCCGCTGCCCGACGGCAGGATCGCGGTCGCCGACACCGTGAACCACTCCATCCGTGCGTACGACCCCGAGAGCGGTGCGATCGAGACGCTCGCCGGCACCGGCAAGCAGTGGTGGCAGGGATCGCCGACCAGCGGTCCGGCCCTCGACGTGTCCCTCTCCTCGCCGTGGGACGTCGCCTGGTGGGGCGAGCGGCTGTGGATCGCGATGGCGGGCGTCCACCAGCTGTGGACGTACGATCCGGCGACCGGGACGGTCGAGGTCGCGGCCGGGACCACCAACGAAGGGCTGGTCGACGGTCCCGCGGCCGAAGCGTGGTTCGCCCAGCCGTCCGGACTCGCGGCCACCGAGGACCGGCTGTGGATCGCCGACTCCGAGACCTCCGCGGTGCGCTGGATCGACCGCGATCTGGTCGTGCACACGGCCGTCGGCACCGGGCTCTTCGACTTCGGGCACCGTGACGGGGAGGCCGGACAGGCACTGCTCCAGCACCCGTTGGGCGTCACCGCGCTGCCCGACGGATCGGTGGCCATCAGCGACACGTACAACCACGCACTGCGCCGTTACGATCCGGTCGGCGGCCAGGTCACCACGCTGGCCACCGATCTGCGCGAACCCTCCGGCGCGGTCCTCGTCGGCGACGACATCGTGGTCGTCGAGTCGGCCAGGCACCGGCTGACCCGGCTGCGGCTGCCGGAGGATGCGGTACGGGTCGAGTCCGTCGCCCACCGGACACAGCGCGCCGCCACCGAAGTCGCCGCGGGGAAGCTTCAGCTGGACGTGGTCTTCCAGGCTCCGGCCGGCCAGAAGCTGGACACGCGGTACGGACCCTCCACCCGGCTGCTCGTCTCCTCGACCCCGCCCGAGCTGCTGATCGGCGGGGATGGTGCGGGGACCGACCTCTCGCGCGAGCTGGAGATCGACCCGGCGGTCGCCGAGGGCGTGCTGCATGTCTCGGCGATGGCGGCGTCCTGCGACGACGACCCGGAGAACGAGTACCCGGCCTGTCATGTCCACCAGCAGGACTGGGGGGTTCCGGTGCGCGTGAGCGCGGACGGGGCCTCGCGGCTGCCGCTCGTACTGGCCGGGATGGATCAGGGGTAG
- a CDS encoding GntR family transcriptional regulator: protein MPAAAPAAERVYAHIKQAVLDRRYEGGTLLTEGELADAVGVSRTPVREALLKLEVEGLIKLYPKKGALVLAVSAQEIADVVETRLLVEEHAARKAVPASPQLLARLEELLEQQKRQGEAGDLAAVAVTDRCFHAEIVRSGGNEILSRLYDQLRDRQLRMGVAVMHSHPDRIAKNVAEHSEILEALRASDPDAAAALVRRHVGWFSNLARGEVR, encoded by the coding sequence ATGCCCGCCGCCGCCCCTGCCGCCGAACGCGTCTACGCCCACATCAAGCAAGCCGTCCTCGACCGCCGCTACGAGGGCGGCACCCTTCTCACGGAGGGTGAACTGGCCGACGCCGTCGGCGTATCGCGCACCCCCGTCCGCGAGGCGCTCCTCAAGCTCGAGGTCGAAGGGCTGATCAAGCTCTATCCGAAGAAGGGCGCGCTCGTCCTCGCCGTCTCCGCGCAGGAGATCGCCGATGTGGTGGAGACCCGGCTGCTGGTCGAGGAGCACGCCGCCCGCAAGGCCGTACCGGCGTCGCCGCAGCTCCTCGCCCGGCTCGAAGAGCTTCTCGAGCAGCAGAAGCGGCAGGGGGAGGCGGGCGACCTGGCGGCCGTCGCCGTCACCGACCGCTGCTTCCACGCCGAGATCGTGCGCAGCGGCGGCAATGAGATCCTCTCCCGCCTCTACGACCAACTCCGCGACCGGCAGCTGAGGATGGGCGTCGCCGTGATGCACTCCCACCCCGACCGGATCGCCAAGAACGTCGCCGAGCACAGCGAGATCCTCGAAGCCCTGCGTGCCTCAGACCCGGACGCGGCGGCCGCTCTCGTACGCCGGCACGTCGGCTGGTTCAGCAACCTGGCGCGGGGCGAGGTCCGATGA
- a CDS encoding D-alanyl-D-alanine carboxypeptidase family protein, which produces MRTSLPGVRKAAVVVFTTGALLTVSPLAAPAHAVPVPPIASKGAILLNNATGTAVYTKTPDTRRQMASTTKIMTAAVVVNTKGINLNHVVTIKQTYRDYVVKQGASTADLKTGDKVTVRQLLYGTMLPSGCDAAYALADLLGKGTTPAARTQSFIAKMNQTATSLGLKNTKFDSFDGISKAGNNYTTPRDLAKIASYAMKNANFRAVVAAPKYVTSATTSTGGKRTYTWYNTNQLLGSYKGAIGIKTGTGTAAGPCLVFAATRGDKTFVGVTLNGADRYKDAAKLLDFGFGSSTAQTMQLRSLPQGAERD; this is translated from the coding sequence TTGAGAACCAGCCTTCCGGGCGTACGCAAAGCCGCCGTTGTCGTCTTCACCACCGGCGCGCTGCTGACCGTCTCGCCTCTGGCCGCGCCCGCTCACGCCGTCCCCGTGCCGCCGATCGCGAGCAAGGGCGCGATCCTGCTCAACAACGCGACCGGCACCGCCGTCTACACCAAGACCCCGGACACCCGTCGGCAGATGGCCAGCACAACGAAGATCATGACGGCCGCGGTGGTGGTGAACACCAAGGGCATAAACCTCAACCACGTGGTCACCATCAAGCAGACGTACCGCGACTACGTGGTCAAGCAGGGCGCCAGCACCGCGGATCTGAAGACCGGCGACAAGGTGACCGTCCGTCAGCTGCTGTACGGCACGATGCTGCCCTCCGGCTGCGACGCCGCGTACGCCCTCGCCGACCTCCTCGGCAAGGGGACCACCCCGGCCGCACGCACGCAGTCGTTCATCGCCAAGATGAACCAGACGGCCACCTCCCTCGGCCTGAAGAACACCAAGTTCGACTCCTTCGACGGCATTTCGAAGGCCGGCAACAACTACACGACGCCGCGCGACCTCGCGAAGATCGCAAGCTACGCGATGAAGAACGCCAACTTCCGCGCCGTCGTCGCCGCGCCGAAGTACGTGACCTCCGCGACGACCAGCACCGGCGGCAAGCGCACGTACACCTGGTACAACACCAACCAGCTGCTCGGCTCCTACAAGGGCGCGATCGGCATCAAGACGGGCACCGGCACGGCCGCGGGCCCCTGCCTGGTCTTCGCCGCCACGCGCGGCGACAAGACCTTCGTCGGGGTCACCCTGAACGGCGCCGACCGCTACAAGGACGCCGCGAAGCTGCTCGACTTCGGATTCGGATCGAGCACCGCGCAGACGATGCAGCTGCGGAGCCTGCCGCAGGGCGCCGAGCGCGACTGA
- a CDS encoding carbon-nitrogen family hydrolase has product MRASLIQIAVDPDESVNSRRRRAAALVREQHGADLVVLPELWPVGAFAYQSFAEEAESLAGPTYDVMAKAASDAGVWLHAGSIVEKAVSGGGSAEGPGTLYNTSLVFSPAGELVSTYRKIHRFGFDKGEAVMMGAGDELVTVPLPGTGTGTGTGTGTGDGLTLGLATCYDLRFPELFRGLVDAGAQAFVVPAGWPARRREHWTLLARARAVENQAYVLACGTAGTHAGVEQAGHSIVVDPWGEVLAEAGPDEEVLTVELDPAKVATTREQFPVLKDRVLGVDAPRRA; this is encoded by the coding sequence GTGCGCGCCTCACTCATCCAGATCGCAGTAGACCCGGACGAATCGGTCAATTCGCGAAGGCGGCGAGCCGCCGCGCTCGTACGGGAACAGCACGGCGCCGATCTGGTGGTTCTTCCAGAACTGTGGCCCGTCGGAGCCTTCGCCTACCAGTCCTTCGCCGAAGAGGCAGAGTCACTGGCCGGACCTACGTACGACGTGATGGCGAAGGCCGCGAGCGACGCGGGCGTCTGGCTGCACGCGGGCTCCATCGTCGAGAAGGCCGTATCCGGCGGCGGCTCCGCCGAGGGCCCGGGCACCCTCTACAACACCTCCCTCGTCTTCTCCCCCGCCGGTGAACTGGTCAGCACCTACCGGAAGATCCACCGCTTCGGCTTCGACAAGGGCGAGGCGGTGATGATGGGCGCGGGCGACGAGCTCGTCACCGTCCCGCTGCCCGGGACCGGGACTGGGACCGGGACCGGGACCGGGACCGGGGACGGACTCACCCTCGGCCTCGCGACCTGCTACGACCTGCGCTTCCCCGAGCTGTTCCGCGGGCTCGTGGACGCGGGCGCGCAGGCGTTCGTCGTCCCGGCCGGCTGGCCCGCCCGCCGCCGCGAACACTGGACACTGCTGGCCCGCGCCCGCGCCGTGGAGAACCAGGCCTACGTCCTGGCCTGCGGCACCGCAGGCACCCACGCCGGGGTCGAGCAGGCCGGTCACAGCATCGTTGTCGACCCCTGGGGCGAGGTGCTCGCCGAGGCGGGCCCGGACGAAGAGGTCCTGACCGTGGAGCTCGACCCGGCGAAGGTGGCGACGACGCGGGAGCAGTTCCCGGTGCTGAAGGACCGGGTGCTGGGGGTGGACGCGCCACGGAGGGCTTAG
- a CDS encoding nitrate/nitrite transporter, whose translation MSAPAVALPGDPPGGRRAAAVWGIGVAVYFVAVIFRTSLGVAGLDAADRFDVNASALSTFSILQLLVYAGMQIPVGLMVDRLGTKKVLTLGVVLFTVGQLGFALSPSYGTALASRALLGCGDAMTFISVLRLGSRWFPARRGPLIGQVAALFGMAGNLVSTIFISRLLHGVGWTATFAGSAAAGLVVLVLLSLFLKDHPEGHEPPTAQHAGSAFVRKQIAQSWREPGTRLGLWVHFTTQFPAMVFLLLWGMPFLVEAQGLSRETAGGLLTLVVLSNMVVGLVYGQVIARHHAARTPLALGTVGATALLWAAIIAYPGDQAPMWLLITLCTVLGTCGPASMIGFDFARPANPPERQGTASGIVNMGGFVASMTTLLAVGVLLDATGDNYRIAFSSVFALEALGIAQILRLRARTVRRERERLVASRVEAVHVPA comes from the coding sequence ATGAGCGCCCCCGCCGTCGCCCTGCCGGGCGATCCACCCGGCGGACGGCGCGCCGCCGCGGTCTGGGGCATCGGCGTCGCCGTCTACTTCGTCGCCGTCATCTTCCGTACGTCGCTCGGGGTCGCCGGCCTCGACGCCGCCGACCGCTTCGACGTCAACGCCTCCGCCCTGTCCACCTTCTCCATACTCCAGCTGCTGGTGTACGCGGGGATGCAGATACCCGTCGGCCTGATGGTCGACCGGCTCGGCACCAAGAAGGTGCTGACCCTCGGCGTGGTGCTGTTCACCGTCGGACAGCTGGGCTTCGCGCTCTCCCCCTCGTACGGCACGGCCCTCGCCTCGCGTGCGCTGCTCGGCTGCGGCGACGCGATGACCTTCATCAGCGTGTTGCGGCTCGGCTCGCGCTGGTTCCCGGCCCGGCGCGGGCCGCTCATCGGGCAGGTCGCCGCGCTCTTCGGGATGGCGGGCAACCTCGTCTCGACCATCTTCATCTCGCGGCTGCTGCACGGCGTCGGCTGGACCGCCACCTTCGCGGGCAGCGCGGCGGCCGGACTGGTCGTCCTCGTACTGCTGTCGCTCTTCTTGAAGGACCACCCCGAGGGCCACGAGCCCCCGACCGCCCAGCACGCCGGATCAGCCTTCGTACGCAAGCAGATCGCCCAGTCCTGGCGGGAGCCCGGCACCCGGCTCGGTTTGTGGGTGCACTTCACCACCCAGTTCCCCGCCATGGTGTTCCTGCTGCTGTGGGGGATGCCCTTCCTGGTAGAGGCGCAAGGCCTGTCCCGGGAGACCGCGGGCGGGCTGCTGACGCTCGTGGTGCTCTCCAACATGGTGGTGGGGCTGGTGTACGGGCAGGTCATCGCCCGCCACCACGCGGCCCGGACCCCGCTCGCCCTCGGCACGGTCGGGGCGACCGCGCTTCTGTGGGCGGCCATCATTGCCTACCCCGGGGACCAGGCCCCGATGTGGCTGCTGATCACCCTGTGCACGGTGCTCGGGACGTGCGGTCCCGCGTCGATGATCGGCTTCGACTTCGCCCGCCCGGCCAATCCCCCGGAGCGGCAGGGGACGGCGTCGGGAATCGTCAATATGGGTGGTTTTGTGGCCTCGATGACGACACTGCTGGCGGTCGGGGTGCTGCTGGACGCCACCGGGGACAACTACCGGATCGCGTTCTCGTCGGTGTTCGCGCTGGAGGCGCTGGGCATCGCGCAGATCCTGCGGCTGCGGGCACGCACGGTGCGGCGGGAGCGGGAACGGCTGGTGGCGAGCCGCGTGGAGGCCGTGCACGTCCCGGCGTGA
- a CDS encoding dihydrolipoamide acetyltransferase family protein — translation MTDTSTRFREFKMPDVGEGLTEAEILKWYVQPGDVVTDGQVVCEVETAKAAVELPIPYDGVVHELRFEEGTTVDVGTSIITIDVAPGSGDAPAAPVAQTSAAPVAPAVEEAEPKGRQPVLVGYGVAETSTKRRARKGTAAVLEQAAAAAAVQAEMNGHSGTATATAARPLAKPPVRKLAKDLGIDLATVTPTGPDGVITREDVHAAAAPATAPAPAAAPAPVVPQPVAEAPAPVAAGARETRIPIKGVRKATAAAMVGSAFTAPHVTEFITLDVTRTMKLVDELKADKDMAGLRVNPLLLIAKALLVAIKRNPQVNAAWDEANQEIVQKHYVNLGVAAATPRGLIVPNIKDAHDKTLSELAQALGELVATAREGKTTPAAMQGGTVTITNVGVFGVDTGTPILNPGESAILAVGAIKLQPWVHKGKVKPRQVTTLALSFDHRLVDGELGSKVLADVAAILEQPKRLITWA, via the coding sequence ATGACTGACACTTCCACACGCTTCCGTGAGTTCAAGATGCCCGATGTGGGCGAGGGACTGACCGAGGCCGAGATCCTCAAGTGGTACGTCCAGCCCGGAGACGTGGTGACGGACGGGCAGGTCGTGTGCGAGGTCGAGACGGCGAAGGCGGCCGTCGAGCTGCCGATTCCGTACGACGGCGTGGTGCACGAGCTGCGCTTCGAGGAGGGCACGACCGTCGACGTCGGCACGTCGATCATCACGATCGATGTGGCGCCCGGGAGCGGTGACGCGCCGGCCGCGCCCGTGGCCCAGACGTCGGCCGCGCCCGTCGCTCCCGCCGTCGAGGAGGCCGAGCCGAAGGGCCGCCAGCCCGTCCTCGTCGGCTACGGCGTCGCCGAGACCTCCACCAAGCGCCGCGCCCGCAAGGGGACGGCGGCGGTGCTGGAGCAGGCCGCCGCGGCAGCCGCGGTCCAGGCCGAGATGAACGGGCACAGCGGCACGGCCACGGCGACCGCGGCCCGCCCGCTCGCCAAGCCGCCGGTCCGCAAGCTCGCCAAGGACCTGGGCATCGACCTGGCGACGGTCACCCCGACCGGTCCCGACGGTGTCATCACGCGGGAGGACGTCCACGCGGCGGCCGCTCCGGCGACGGCGCCCGCACCCGCGGCCGCGCCCGCCCCCGTCGTGCCGCAGCCCGTGGCCGAGGCCCCGGCGCCTGTCGCGGCGGGTGCGCGCGAGACCCGTATCCCCATCAAGGGCGTACGGAAGGCCACCGCTGCGGCGATGGTCGGCAGCGCCTTCACCGCGCCCCACGTCACGGAGTTCATCACGCTCGACGTGACGCGGACGATGAAGCTCGTCGACGAGCTCAAGGCCGACAAGGACATGGCGGGGCTGCGGGTCAATCCGCTGCTGCTGATCGCCAAGGCGCTGCTGGTCGCGATCAAGCGCAACCCGCAGGTCAACGCCGCCTGGGACGAGGCCAACCAGGAGATCGTGCAGAAGCACTACGTCAACCTGGGCGTCGCGGCGGCCACGCCGCGCGGTCTGATCGTGCCGAACATCAAGGACGCGCATGACAAGACCCTGTCCGAACTGGCGCAGGCGCTGGGCGAGTTGGTCGCCACCGCCCGTGAGGGCAAGACGACCCCGGCGGCGATGCAGGGCGGCACGGTGACCATCACCAACGTCGGCGTCTTCGGCGTCGACACCGGTACGCCGATCCTCAACCCCGGCGAGTCCGCGATCCTCGCGGTCGGCGCGATCAAGCTGCAGCCGTGGGTCCACAAGGGCAAGGTGAAGCCGCGCCAGGTCACCACGCTCGCGCTCTCCTTCGACCACCGGCTGGTCGACGGCGAGCTCGGCTCCAAGGTTCTCGCGGATGTCGCGGCGATCCTGGAACAGCCCAAGCGGCTGATCACCTGGGCCTGA